A genomic segment from Chitinophagaceae bacterium encodes:
- the typA gene encoding translational GTPase TypA, translating into MNIRNIAIIAHVDHGKTTLVDKILHATKVFRENQATGELIMDNNDLEKERGITIFSKNAAVEYNGTKINVIDTPGHSDFGGEVERVLKMADGVILLVDAFEGPMPQTRFVLQKALQLNLKPIVVINKVDKPNCRPDEVHDAVFELFFTLDATEEQLDFPTFYGSGKNGWFNNSLVEIDNITPLLDGVIKYVPAPKIEVGTLQLQITSLDYSSFLGRIAVGKVTRGVIKENQPISLVKTDGTIKKSRVKELYVFEGMGKKKVTEVLPGDICAVVGLEDFNIGDTIADFENPEALPVISVDEPTMNMLFGINNSPFFGNAEKSGGKFLTSRHLRDRLIKETEKNLALRVEDSERGESFVVYGRGILHLGVLIETMRREGYELTVGQPQVIVKEINGAKCEPYETLVVDVPVEFASKVIDLVTRRKGEMHVMDTKGEMQHLEFEIPSRGLIGLRTQMLTATTGEAVMAHRFIDYKPWKGPIPGRNNGVLLVKQGGTSTGYSIDKLQDRGTFFIDPGEDVYSGQIVAEHIKPGDLVVNVVEGKKLTNMRASGSDAATNIAPKTQLTLEECMEYIQQDECIEVTPVCIRMRKVILDEEERKKEAKKMSAEAV; encoded by the coding sequence ATGAACATTCGCAACATTGCTATTATTGCCCACGTTGACCATGGCAAAACCACACTGGTTGATAAAATTTTACATGCTACAAAAGTGTTTAGAGAAAACCAGGCTACCGGTGAATTAATTATGGATAATAACGATCTTGAAAAAGAACGGGGAATTACCATTTTTAGCAAAAATGCTGCTGTAGAATACAACGGTACAAAAATAAATGTAATTGATACACCCGGGCACAGTGATTTTGGCGGCGAGGTAGAGCGAGTGCTTAAAATGGCCGATGGTGTAATTTTATTGGTAGATGCTTTTGAAGGCCCAATGCCGCAAACCAGGTTTGTACTGCAAAAAGCCCTGCAACTTAACTTAAAACCCATTGTAGTTATTAATAAAGTCGATAAGCCAAATTGTCGCCCCGATGAAGTGCATGATGCCGTTTTTGAATTGTTTTTTACGCTGGATGCCACAGAAGAACAATTGGATTTTCCTACTTTTTACGGCTCGGGTAAAAACGGTTGGTTTAATAACTCACTGGTTGAAATAGATAATATTACACCGCTATTAGATGGTGTTATTAAATATGTACCTGCTCCAAAAATAGAAGTAGGTACGCTTCAGTTACAAATCACTTCGCTTGATTACAGCTCCTTTTTGGGCCGAATTGCCGTAGGTAAAGTAACTCGGGGAGTTATTAAAGAAAACCAACCTATTTCACTAGTTAAAACAGATGGAACAATAAAAAAATCGAGGGTAAAAGAATTATACGTATTTGAAGGTATGGGCAAAAAGAAAGTTACCGAAGTTTTGCCTGGAGATATTTGTGCCGTGGTAGGCCTTGAAGATTTTAATATTGGCGATACAATAGCCGACTTTGAAAACCCCGAAGCATTACCTGTAATTAGTGTTGATGAACCCACCATGAACATGCTTTTTGGCATTAACAATTCTCCCTTTTTTGGTAATGCAGAAAAATCCGGCGGAAAATTTTTAACCAGCCGACATCTGCGTGACCGCTTAATAAAAGAAACAGAAAAAAATCTTGCACTAAGGGTAGAAGACAGTGAAAGAGGAGAAAGTTTTGTGGTTTATGGCCGTGGCATTTTGCACCTGGGTGTATTAATTGAAACCATGCGCCGTGAAGGTTATGAGCTTACCGTAGGACAGCCGCAGGTAATTGTAAAAGAAATTAATGGTGCCAAATGCGAGCCTTACGAAACCCTGGTGGTGGATGTACCGGTAGAATTTGCCAGCAAAGTAATTGACCTGGTAACCCGCCGTAAAGGCGAAATGCATGTAATGGATACCAAGGGTGAAATGCAGCACCTTGAATTTGAAATTCCATCCCGTGGATTAATAGGGTTAAGAACCCAAATGCTTACGGCAACAACAGGTGAGGCCGTTATGGCGCATCGCTTTATAGATTACAAACCCTGGAAAGGCCCAATACCCGGGCGCAATAATGGCGTATTGCTTGTAAAACAAGGCGGCACCAGTACAGGTTACTCTATAGACAAACTGCAGGACAGGGGAACCTTTTTTATTGATCCGGGAGAAGATGTTTACTCCGGCCAAATTGTAGCCGAGCATATAAAACCCGGCGACCTTGTGGTAAATGTGGTAGAAGGTAAAAAACTTACTAATATGCGTGCCAGCGGAAGCGATGCTGCCACCAATATTGCCCCCAAAACCCAATTGACACTGGAAGAATGCATGGAGTATATCCAACAGGATGAATGTATTGAAGTAACACCTGTATGCATCCGCATGAGAAAAGTTATTTTAGATGAGGAAGAAAGAAAAAAAGAAGCAAAAAAAATGAGCGCAGAGGCTGTTTAA
- a CDS encoding TlpA family protein disulfide reductase, whose amino-acid sequence MKTIFLLFISILAVAVLPAQPNFTALQLNPVYPGQNSGVEFVYNQSLSSLIRKEPIKVAVYLIGKEIKAMEPTLKHYGSNYKGWVQTDSTTNAIAFVFYAGEEKDVNANKGYVVPVYNNKKEPVSGYYGAAANLWGGGMSDYFLGIEANTGVALMVLEEGIAKDPQLKYDPEFLGNYFNFLSRAKKKEAKHLITKELQLFAAKPNLSEIDYTLIAQWYDRFKEKNVADSFRNIMKTTYPKGNWVKADATNALVLSLRAKKPADEKKAQVEEFLKQNSSDNQESIKEFLQQQVANAYVQEKNWKGLFEYAKNLTAASRASMFNNVSWNMAEEGIENIQEAKRMSYEATSWAENEVKAPTEKKPAMLTGLQWEEQRKRNFAMYADTYAFILYQNETYKEGLPYAKSAATYNKFADAEYNERYALLAEKALPASEAQKLIEGFVKSGKASAKTKAALKNIYVKEKGSDTGYAAYLTNLEEEAIIARRAEIAKGMINEPAPAFALKDFEGNSVSLASLKGKVVVVDFWATWCGPCIASMPGMKKAQDKYKGNPNVKFLFVDTWEKVDNKLQNAKDFMTKKGYDFHVLLDTEDNVVSDFKVSGIPTKFIVDGKGNIRFKAVGFDGNDDALVEELTTMIELAGK is encoded by the coding sequence ATGAAAACAATATTTCTACTGTTCATTTCTATTTTAGCAGTAGCCGTTTTACCGGCCCAACCCAATTTTACTGCATTGCAATTGAACCCGGTTTATCCCGGTCAGAATTCGGGTGTTGAATTTGTTTATAACCAATCCCTTTCTTCGCTTATAAGAAAAGAACCGATAAAAGTTGCCGTATATCTTATTGGCAAAGAAATAAAGGCAATGGAGCCAACCTTAAAACACTATGGCTCTAACTATAAAGGCTGGGTACAAACCGATAGCACAACCAATGCTATTGCATTTGTGTTTTATGCAGGAGAAGAAAAAGATGTAAACGCCAATAAAGGATATGTGGTTCCGGTTTACAATAATAAAAAAGAACCAGTAAGTGGCTATTATGGCGCTGCTGCAAATTTATGGGGCGGTGGAATGTCGGATTATTTTTTAGGTATTGAAGCCAATACCGGCGTGGCTTTAATGGTACTGGAAGAAGGTATTGCAAAGGACCCTCAATTAAAATACGACCCTGAATTTTTAGGGAACTATTTCAACTTTTTATCCCGTGCAAAGAAAAAAGAGGCTAAACACTTAATTACAAAAGAGCTGCAATTATTTGCAGCTAAGCCCAACCTTAGCGAAATAGATTATACCCTTATTGCGCAATGGTACGACAGGTTTAAAGAAAAAAATGTTGCAGACAGTTTCCGCAACATTATGAAAACCACTTATCCTAAAGGAAACTGGGTAAAAGCAGACGCAACCAATGCATTGGTGCTAAGCCTGAGGGCAAAAAAACCGGCCGATGAAAAGAAAGCCCAGGTAGAGGAATTTTTGAAACAAAACAGTTCCGATAACCAGGAATCTATTAAAGAATTTTTACAGCAGCAAGTAGCCAATGCTTACGTACAGGAAAAAAACTGGAAGGGCCTTTTTGAATATGCCAAAAATTTAACGGCAGCCAGCCGTGCGTCTATGTTTAATAATGTAAGCTGGAATATGGCCGAAGAAGGAATAGAAAATATACAGGAAGCAAAACGTATGAGCTACGAAGCCACAAGCTGGGCAGAAAATGAAGTAAAAGCGCCAACAGAAAAAAAGCCTGCTATGCTCACCGGCCTGCAATGGGAAGAACAGCGCAAAAGAAACTTTGCCATGTATGCCGATACCTATGCATTTATTTTATACCAAAATGAAACGTATAAAGAAGGGTTACCCTATGCAAAAAGTGCTGCAACCTATAATAAATTTGCCGATGCCGAATACAATGAACGCTATGCATTGCTGGCAGAAAAAGCCTTGCCAGCTTCAGAAGCCCAAAAGCTAATTGAAGGATTTGTAAAAAGTGGTAAAGCATCTGCAAAAACAAAAGCTGCTCTTAAAAATATATATGTAAAAGAAAAAGGAAGCGATACCGGCTATGCAGCTTATTTAACAAACCTGGAAGAAGAAGCAATAATTGCCCGTAGGGCTGAAATTGCTAAAGGCATGATTAATGAACCTGCACCAGCTTTTGCCCTTAAAGATTTTGAAGGGAATAGCGTAAGCCTGGCAAGCCTTAAAGGAAAAGTAGTAGTAGTGGATTTTTGGGCAACATGGTGCGGGCCTTGTATTGCATCAATGCCAGGAATGAAAAAAGCCCAGGATAAATATAAAGGCAACCCAAATGTGAAATTTTTATTTGTAGATACCTGGGAAAAAGTAGATAACAAATTACAAAATGCCAAAGATTTTATGACCAAAAAAGGGTATGATTTTCATGTATTGCTTGATACGGAAGATAATGTAGTATCGGATTTTAAAGTAAGCGGCATCCCTACAAAATTTATTGTGGATGGCAAGGGCAATATTCGTTTTAAAGCCGTAGGTTTTGACGGAAATGACGATGCGCTTGTTGAAGAACTTACCACAATGATTGAGCTTGCAGGAAAATAA
- the pdxH gene encoding pyridoxamine 5'-phosphate oxidase, producing MKPIGDLRKVYEKETLSESCVAKNPLDQFSLWWKDAVDNKVDEANAMTLATAGEDGAPHARIVLLKGFDKDGFVFFTNYQSHKSLQIIQNPKVSLLFFWRELERQVRIEGTALKISDADSDAYFNSRPYESRIGAWVSAQSEIIASREILENKVKEMEKNFEEKTIERPKFWGGFCVQPHSLEFWQGRPGRLHDRLLYSLKEDNKWTISRLSP from the coding sequence ATGAAACCGATTGGAGATTTAAGAAAAGTGTATGAAAAAGAGACTTTATCAGAATCCTGCGTTGCAAAAAATCCATTAGATCAATTTTCGCTATGGTGGAAAGACGCAGTTGATAATAAAGTAGATGAAGCCAATGCCATGACGCTGGCTACAGCCGGTGAAGACGGCGCCCCACATGCAAGGATTGTTTTACTAAAAGGATTTGATAAAGACGGCTTTGTTTTTTTTACCAATTATCAAAGCCATAAATCACTGCAAATAATCCAAAACCCAAAAGTATCTTTACTTTTCTTTTGGCGAGAACTGGAACGGCAGGTACGTATAGAAGGCACTGCACTAAAAATAAGCGACGCAGATAGTGATGCATATTTTAACAGCAGGCCTTATGAAAGCCGTATTGGCGCATGGGTATCTGCCCAAAGTGAAATAATTGCATCCAGGGAAATACTGGAGAACAAAGTGAAAGAAATGGAAAAAAATTTTGAAGAAAAAACTATTGAACGTCCAAAGTTTTGGGGAGGCTTTTGCGTACAACCCCATAGTTTAGAATTTTGGCAGGGAAGGCCCGGCCGCTTACACGACCGGCTATTATATTCACTAAAGGAGGATAATAAGTGGACTATTTCCCGGCTTTCACCGTAA
- a CDS encoding glycine zipper 2TM domain-containing protein, translated as MNKVLLSLSIVAAFTACKQSQQKNETETPLLLSPNTAYQNSSLTDTALNLNEQKQATQAPRIIEKTTIIYRNAPQKSPKSPKPVFESEPTATTNPSAPETKDSTQSGGTASVETGNTNGQLDGADADTKEEKKGISKAAKAAIIGAVGGAVAGAVIGKNGKGAIIGGVIGAAGGYVLGRKQDKKDGRVN; from the coding sequence ATGAACAAAGTTTTACTTTCTTTATCCATAGTAGCAGCATTTACTGCTTGCAAACAGAGTCAACAAAAAAATGAAACGGAAACCCCACTTTTGCTATCGCCCAATACTGCTTATCAAAACAGCAGTTTAACCGATACGGCATTGAATTTAAATGAGCAAAAGCAGGCGACACAAGCACCAAGAATAATTGAAAAAACAACAATTATTTACCGCAATGCGCCGCAAAAATCGCCTAAATCCCCTAAGCCCGTTTTTGAATCCGAGCCCACGGCTACAACAAACCCTAGTGCACCAGAAACAAAAGATTCTACCCAGTCAGGAGGCACAGCCTCTGTTGAAACGGGAAATACCAATGGCCAGTTAGATGGAGCTGATGCTGATACCAAAGAAGAAAAAAAGGGTATAAGTAAAGCGGCAAAAGCTGCAATAATTGGTGCTGTTGGCGGAGCTGTTGCCGGTGCGGTAATTGGCAAAAATGGTAAAGGTGCCATAATTGGAGGCGTAATTGGTGCAGCTGGTGGTTATGTGCTTGGCAGAAAGCAGGATAAAAAAGACGGCCGGGTAAACTAA
- a CDS encoding Ig-like domain-containing protein: protein MVKYCLSAILALAFYGLLVFISSGCAQMGYPSGGPKDSLAPVLIKATPEINTINFSGNKITLLFNEYIDIQNIQNNLLVSPLPQKNPTVSGNLKTLVIKLRDTLKENITYALQFGNAIKDVNEGNILKNFSYAFSTGNYIDSLSLSGKVTLAQTGKTDSTLLVMLYKNITDSSVYKERPLYIAKLDGKGSFQFQNLPEGTFYAFALKDEDGGKTYNSGSELFAFASAPVQINNATAPLFLNAYALEKPKQQPLRTTSGHPVTNRRNQPDKELKFTSNLSSPYKQDLLKNFDLKFSNKIKNFDSSKVSLTDTNYLPLPFSITTDSTQRIFSFKVPWIANKDYVLLIQQAAFEDSIGLKITKNDTLRFKTFSKEDYGAIQLRFQNLDLTKHPVLQLVQGEEIKLSAAVGGSTWQNNMILPGDYELRVLYDNNQNGKWDPGDYNTKRQPEIAVTLSQKLTVKANWDNERDIDMVGE, encoded by the coding sequence ATGGTAAAATATTGCCTATCTGCAATACTGGCTTTGGCCTTTTATGGCTTGTTGGTTTTTATAAGTAGTGGCTGTGCCCAAATGGGCTACCCATCAGGAGGCCCCAAAGATTCTTTAGCTCCGGTATTGATTAAGGCAACCCCCGAAATAAATACCATAAACTTTAGCGGTAATAAAATTACCCTGTTGTTTAATGAATATATTGATATACAAAATATTCAGAACAACCTTTTGGTTTCTCCATTACCCCAAAAAAACCCAACCGTAAGCGGCAACTTAAAAACGCTGGTAATAAAACTGCGGGACACGTTAAAAGAAAATATAACCTACGCCCTGCAATTTGGTAATGCAATAAAAGATGTTAATGAAGGAAATATTTTAAAAAACTTCAGCTATGCTTTTTCTACCGGCAATTATATTGATTCCTTATCGCTTTCCGGAAAAGTAACCCTTGCCCAAACCGGCAAAACAGATAGTACCCTGCTTGTAATGCTTTATAAAAATATTACTGACAGCTCCGTTTATAAAGAGCGGCCCCTTTATATTGCCAAACTTGACGGTAAAGGATCATTCCAATTTCAAAATTTGCCGGAAGGTACTTTTTATGCCTTTGCCTTAAAAGACGAAGATGGTGGGAAAACCTACAATTCCGGCTCCGAATTATTTGCTTTTGCAAGTGCCCCGGTTCAAATAAACAATGCCACTGCTCCTCTTTTCCTAAATGCCTATGCACTTGAAAAACCAAAACAACAACCTTTAAGAACTACATCCGGCCACCCTGTAACTAACCGGCGTAACCAACCCGATAAAGAATTAAAGTTTACCAGCAACTTATCCAGCCCCTATAAACAGGATTTATTAAAAAATTTTGATTTGAAATTTTCTAACAAAATAAAAAATTTTGACAGCAGCAAAGTATCTCTCACCGACACCAATTATTTGCCTTTGCCCTTTTCTATTACTACAGACAGTACGCAAAGGATTTTTTCATTTAAAGTACCCTGGATTGCCAATAAAGATTATGTATTATTAATCCAGCAAGCGGCGTTTGAAGATAGTATAGGTTTAAAAATTACCAAAAACGATACGCTAAGATTTAAAACTTTTAGCAAAGAAGATTACGGTGCCATACAATTGAGGTTTCAAAACCTGGATTTAACAAAACACCCTGTTTTACAACTGGTGCAGGGAGAAGAAATTAAACTTTCGGCTGCAGTGGGCGGTAGTACATGGCAAAACAATATGATACTACCCGGAGATTATGAATTAAGGGTTTTGTACGATAACAACCAAAACGGAAAATGGGACCCGGGTGATTATAACACAAAACGTCAACCCGAAATTGCCGTTACCTTATCTCAAAAGTTAACGGTAAAAGCCAATTGGGATAATGAAAGAGATATAGATATGGTTGGTGAATAA
- a CDS encoding response regulator transcription factor has product MHINIAIIDDKLSNRNIIRDKLLRNPNFKITLIAEDGKDFLEKMKAIPAIDIPQVALMDLEMPKMDGVDAIAAGSSFYPSIKFVVLTIFDDEEKIFKAIKAGAYGYLLKDESAENIAEMLWQMHENGAGPISPGIAHKILQLVQKNELTIKKAKANTIEKNFFDLSQREMEILQLLVQGLFYKEIGQKLNISTNTAKKHVVNIYQKLHVNSRAQALHLAYEKGLL; this is encoded by the coding sequence ATGCACATTAATATTGCCATAATAGACGATAAGCTTAGTAACCGGAATATTATTCGTGATAAATTACTGCGCAACCCCAATTTTAAAATTACCCTTATAGCCGAAGACGGGAAGGATTTTTTAGAAAAAATGAAAGCTATTCCGGCAATAGATATTCCACAGGTGGCTTTAATGGATTTGGAAATGCCCAAAATGGATGGCGTAGATGCCATTGCTGCCGGCTCATCGTTTTACCCCAGTATTAAATTTGTTGTGCTCACCATTTTTGATGATGAAGAAAAAATATTTAAAGCCATTAAAGCCGGGGCTTATGGCTATCTTTTAAAAGATGAGAGTGCAGAAAATATTGCAGAAATGCTTTGGCAAATGCATGAAAACGGTGCGGGGCCAATTTCGCCCGGTATTGCACATAAAATTTTACAATTGGTTCAAAAAAATGAACTTACTATAAAAAAAGCCAAAGCAAATACAATCGAAAAAAATTTTTTCGATCTTTCGCAAAGAGAAATGGAGATACTTCAATTGCTGGTTCAAGGCTTATTTTATAAAGAAATTGGCCAAAAATTAAATATCAGCACCAATACCGCAAAAAAACACGTGGTTAATATTTATCAAAAGCTGCATGTAAATAGCCGGGCACAGGCACTTCACCTTGCCTATGAAAAAGGGCTGCTATAA